The Stigmatella ashevillena genomic sequence CCCCCGGAAGTGGGCCACATTGGCGCAGGGGGCGATTTCCTCGAAGAAGCGGCGGCCGAGCACGGACTGGGGCTTGCGCCGGGCGAACGCGGACTCCGCCGCGTTGTAGACCAGCACCCGTCCTTCCGCGTCCAGCTTGATGGCGCCGAACGGCAACGCATCGAACTCTTCGGGCGACAACTGGCCCAGCCGATCTTCCGTCAGCGACTCCGCTTCCAGAATCCCATGCTGCATGTGACGAGCCCCCCCCCGCGGCAGCCCTCCCGTCCTGGGTGGACTGCCTGCCCGAAAGTGTACAGGGGTTGCTCTGGCCTTGTCACAATCCCCGCCCCGAGGGGTCAGGGAACGAACCGACGGACTACGGAGGATCTCCCTCTCCCGCCAGATAGCTGAGGATGACCTCGTCGAGGCTCTTCTCGGAGATCAAATCCTCCCCAAAGAGGGTCTCCACGCCCACCTCGTTGATCTTCGGCTGGATTTTCATGGCGCGGGCCGCCGCCACTTCCGGAGGCATGTGCACCGCGGCGGGGGCC encodes the following:
- a CDS encoding PAS domain-containing protein, producing the protein MQHGILEAESLTEDRLGQLSPEEFDALPFGAIKLDAEGRVLVYNAAESAFARRKPQSVLGRRFFEEIAPCANVAHFRGRFDALVEQGHGTESFDFQFRFRWGTRHVRIRLMALRDGSRWVFVTALLTALIPLQEH